DNA from Solanum stenotomum isolate F172 chromosome 3, ASM1918654v1, whole genome shotgun sequence:
TAAACTTTACTGTTGTAATCTTCTTGGTAGCTTATAAGCCTAAGAAATCTTTTCATGCAGTAAATAGCAAGTCCTAGCTGTTAAGACTTACAGTGAGTAGTGACATCAGAAGAGACCAATTAAAGGTCTTGGGGAAATACCTGTTATAATACAGGATCAAAGATTAGTTAGGATAAGAACTACTGCATTAGAGAAGCTATAATAAAGAGAAAGTAACAGAAAACCATTATATGTTGCATTAACATAGTCCCAGTTGAGGTTGGATAGGGCAGCATAAAATGACTCCTACGTCATCTGAAACAAAAACTCAAACTAATCTCAGGCATTTTTGTGAAACATAGAGAGCCTTTAACATGTCTGATGATCATCATAGGCGGATCTaggatttgaaatttatgggATCAAGTTCGAAATTCTACGATAGTTCATTTGTTATTGGGTTCGAAATCAATAATTTACACTTATTAAGTGAATTCTTAACACTTATACATGGTCCGAGCAAAAGCTACTAGGTTTGAATGAACCTATAACTCACACTCTACATCCGCTTTTGATGATCATGCAATAACATTGTCATAATCTATGTTCAATGATAGATCAGCTCTATTTTCCATCCAACCTCAACTGTGGCTTCATGTTTCAGTATCATTATTATAAAGGAATAAAAACACATATACAGGATTACATACTCGAAACCAACAGGTGCTCCTAATATAGTAGCTCCGAGTGCATTTACTACGGCTCctataaacattatataaaataattcatGAACAATACTATATGAATCTTAGACAAATGACATTAATTATATAGTTCCAATAACAGACTCTACTTACCGGCAGGAAGCGCCAGCAAGCCTCGTCCTACAGCTTTGACGTACTGTGAAagccacaaaaaaaaaaacgaatcAATTATAGTAACAAAATATGTaagttgtaaaaataaattcaaacaaAACGAAGGTTTAGGATTACAGAGCATTGGGTCCTATCGTGTCGAAGGTGACTGTAAAGAAGAATGAGTACTGGAGCCAGAAACACCTGAGAAACTAAATTCGAATCAaaataagaatacaaataacAGAGAGCGAAAGCAGATTATCTTATAAAATTTTCGGATTGCGAGATTCATACCGAAATCATACGAAGAGTTTGGGATGGATGCGTGATGAGATCGAGCGAGTAGATATGATTAGGTATACAGAAAGCTAAAGCTAACCCTAGTAAGCATATCAGAtgaagagtaatagctttcaaTGGTGATACAGACAATATCGTATTTCCGCCATTTTcatcattcttcttcatcttcagcTTCATCTCCCTAATTCTGCAACCAAACCTGAAATGAGGAGAGTTATTTGGGCCTAAGCATACGGGCCAAGTCTGTAGAGAACTTTAACCGAAAGAACCGTAcagtctttttcttttcactcAACAATATACTAtgtgatattaaaaaaaaaaaaaaactgacatATTTTGTTAAGAACTAATTAAATGAAATGAGgataatattataattacaaACTTTGAATTTACAGGAAAAAGTAGCATTATGAAAGAAGaagatatgatatgattattatttagtagaaaaaaaaagtagcaCCAAGTAGTATAAGAAGCATCGAGTATGAATAATTTAGCAATACTCCTATTAAGtgggaaggaaaaaaaaaagagaggagaaaTATTGTTAGCACACTATTATCAACTATGGTCATCGGCTCATCACATATTATTATTAAGATCACAAGCATTATCGCTATCCATCAACTACAataataagtcataatcatcactagtcactatttataattattatcatcatctaactgttattatttattgatgatagtattaatattttattgaattttatatttgttatttttaaaaaaagatattgatATATTTAGATGTTAGAAACTAACATGCTAATTTATTTCAGATATGCATTTAGATTCAATCGtctttaatattaatagaatGAGATATATAATGAGGCCTAAACAGCTAATCGCCATGACCTGATCTCAATCTACAATTAGAAAAAATACTAAATGATTGTGTTGTTGCTAATTAGGCAACATATATAGTTTATTAGCACTTGAAAAGTCAATATAGTAATTCCATGTGCACTGTTATTTAACACCACACCATcatactaaattatttttaattctaaCGAAAATTGAtggattttttttctgtttctcaCTCGATGCTTGATATCTATATTAGAATCTAATTGAATTTTAATTCATATCGAAAAGTCTCACATTaagggaaaaatattttctaataaagATGATTTCACATTCAAGAGACGCAAATCCAAGATTTATAAGTAAAGATGAATAAGTATTTACCACTTCACTATCGATAAATTAATGGACTTTTAAGTGTGATTGAAAGTCATTTGGAACTCAATGCTCTGACACATGTATTTAACTCACTCAAAGTACAGTTGTATGTATGCATTTTTAAGTGGAAAGAGAAATTTATAGAAAAGGCAAGAAAAAATAACAGTTACCAAACGTGAATTAGTCACAATGTAAATGATGCTAataatcacaatgtatatttcTAAAGtataaactaaagatatgtaaaatacgttaaatttattttttaatcttatgattCAAGCTAAAGATCaacctgaaaaaaaaaactacactttaaaatattttttaaaacaaataaattaaaacgaaaataAACAAATGGAGAAAGgaccaaaaaaaaggaaaccacATGCTGTTCCTCACAAGTGACAACCATTTTTAGTTTTTGCCTGAAGTAGTGCATGTGACAAATAATGGTGACATATATATACTGACATAATTTCTTATCTGTCAAATTTATATAATCACCATTCATTTTTCCAAAGTTAACAAAATATGCTACCATATTTAGTTACTACTAACAGTTAAAACTGAAAATATGTTACAATTtgttaaaaaggaaataaaaaatgtcttaagtttatttattatttctcatACATTGTTATAAAAAGACCACATGACCGTTATTCCAGTTAGCATCATTTTTGCCAACTTGTGTTCCTCTCTTTCAAAGAAACGCGGCTCTTATTAtatagtataaaaaaatataatatgtaaaaaaaaaactaacctaAAAAGCAAATTGCAAAGAAACCCAAACTTGCTCTGTAAACCCTAATTTTCTTTACCCATTTGCTTGTGTATTGTGTAATATGCACTAAAATCCAACTTAAAGTTGGATTTTCTTCCTTTTGAGATTGCCCTAATCTTAATTACTtccaaaattctcatttttttgcAAGTTTAATTTTTCAAGTAGGTGAAGGAAAGATGATGAAGAATGAATTTGGTGATGGGGTTGCATGGTACAGAGGAGCAATGGTAGGTAAAGGAAGTTTTGGGTGTGTTTATTTAGCTACTTTGAAGAACCCCAAATTGAATTACAGCTACTTTCCACCAGTTATGGCTGTAAAATCTGCTGAGGTTTCTGTTTCGGGTTCAATTCAGAAGGAAAAGGAGGTTCTCAACAATATTAAGGGTTGTCCATATGTAATTCGATGTTTCGGGGATGAAACTACTACGGGTCAGAATGGTGCTATGGTTTATAATTTGTTGTTGGAGTATGGTTCTGGTGGAACCCTAGCTGAAAGGATCAATAAATCAGGATTGTCTGAATTTGAGGTACGGAATCATACGAGATCTATGCTTAGAGGGTTGCTTTGTATTCATACGATTGGTTATGTTCATTGCGATATGAAGCCTGAGAATGTATTGCTTGTGCCGAATTCTAGTAAGGGAAGTACTGAATTTAAGGTTAAGATTGGTGATTTAGGGTTAGCTAAGAGAGAAAATCAGAGCAAGAAGAGGAGGTTGGAGCCTTACTGGAGGGGTACTCCGATGTATTTGTCACCTGAAGCTGTTGCGGATAATGTGCAAGAGTGTCCTGCTGATATTTGGGCTTTAGGGTGTATTGTGCTTGAGATGTTAACTGGAAAACCTCCGTGGGATAGGGATAATGATATGGATGCTGAGGATGTACTTAGAAAGATCGGGGGAGGGAAAGAATTGCCTAAAATTCCTGGAAACTTATCGAAGGATGCAAAAGATTTCTTGAAGGGTTGTTTCGTTAGGAACCCTAGGTATAGATGGACTGCTGAGATGCTGTTGAATCATCCGTTTGTTGACGGATTGGTTGAGGATGAAGGAGTTGAACAA
Protein-coding regions in this window:
- the LOC125859300 gene encoding uncharacterized protein LOC125859300 isoform X2, coding for MKLKMKKNDENGGNTILSVSPLKAITLHLICLLGLALAFCIPNHIYSLDLITHPSQTLRMISVFLAPVLILLYSHLRHDRTQCSYVKAVGRGLLALPAGAVVNALGATILGAPVGFEYFPKTFNWSLLMSLLTFVPAACVFGSSWTDWHRIFARTKASESTDYMISLPAHGAVIGAWFGAWPMPLDWESPWQVLEVE
- the LOC125859300 gene encoding uncharacterized protein LOC125859300 isoform X1, with the translated sequence MKLKMKKNDENGGNTILSVSPLKAITLHLICLLGLALAFCIPNHIYSLDLITHPSQTLRMISVFLAPVLILLYSHLRHDRTQCSYVKAVGRGLLALPAGAVVNALGATILGAPVGFEYFPKTFNWSLLMSLLTFVPAACVFGSSWTDWHRIFARTKASESTDYMISLPAHGAVIGAWFGAWPMPLDWESPWQEWPICVTYGAIAGYLVGLVTSLGCIIFCNRQQHLKEE
- the LOC125859295 gene encoding mitogen-activated protein kinase kinase kinase 20-like — protein: MMKNEFGDGVAWYRGAMVGKGSFGCVYLATLKNPKLNYSYFPPVMAVKSAEVSVSGSIQKEKEVLNNIKGCPYVIRCFGDETTTGQNGAMVYNLLLEYGSGGTLAERINKSGLSEFEVRNHTRSMLRGLLCIHTIGYVHCDMKPENVLLVPNSSKGSTEFKVKIGDLGLAKRENQSKKRRLEPYWRGTPMYLSPEAVADNVQECPADIWALGCIVLEMLTGKPPWDRDNDMDAEDVLRKIGGGKELPKIPGNLSKDAKDFLKGCFVRNPRYRWTAEMLLNHPFVDGLVEDEGVEQPLEVEDINIVDSILLVTESDDEFAYYSEDWSGASEDDSLGFWSEEDYEDEMTSYFDEEGIFKVEKSITVISSTIDGGSAHIIDPSVEVPSGSPSNNSPKCPSSITIPAGV